ACAAACGTATTTTTGTAATTCTACTAATAGCCGGCACATACATTTTATAGTATAGGCCTATAAGGCTATGAACGAGCAGAATGGTGTAAGtaatatactttttaaaaaaaattacaaagaaTAAATATAGATACAgccaacaaaatgtttttgaagtAAAGTTCGGTATCTGGAGACAATGTCATATACTTGATGAACAGGAGTGGTTGCACTTTGCCTCATGGTTTTGTTCTCCTTGGCTGAGGCCTCCTGTGCCGTCGTGTTATTTCTTTTGTAGCTTAATGTGACTCGTACATCTCATAAGCACcacttaaaattaaaatataaaactcaaactAAAGATAGTTGTAAGTCCTGCTACATTacttaacattaacatttgcaTTGCCCAGAAGCTCTTGCTGAAGGTGTTCCACACCATCAAGCCAGACCTTTCAGGTTTCTTGATGGAATGAGTGATAAAGATAGACACCGTTGCAATGAGTGTATTCTGTTAACTTTTCTTTTATCATCTAAAACACGTGGCAAAATGTCTGGTTTTTTTGTGCTGCTCAGCTGAAGTActgctccagctcctcctccaTGTTGGCCTCTGGCACCATCTGGTCCGCGTCCCGCTCTCCTCTGCTGCTGCCGGTCCCAGCTTGGCTGGTGGCAGCCAGGAACCACGGGTGCTCCAGGATCTCCCGAGAGGTCAGACGTTCTGCCGGCTCGCGCCGGAGGATGCTGCGGATCAGGCAGCGGGCCTTGGGCGTTAACGTCTCGGGGATGCTGAACTGGCCGCGGCGGATCTTGCTGAAGAGCGAGCTGGGCTCCACATCATGGAAGGGGTAGCGCCCGACGAGGATAGTATACAGCATGACGCCTAGACTCCACACATCCGCCGCTTTCCCCGAGTAGCTGCCACTGGCACTGAGGATCTCCGGGCTTACATAGGCTGGACAGCCATGTTTGTCTGAGAGAGAGTCATCACTTCCTTCCAGGAGATATGTGTCTTCCAAACTCTCCAACTTAACAAGGCTCCTAAGGGCACAAagaaaaaacccacacaaattagaaaaacaactttaaaaagtCTTTTCTGTCATTCAGGGAAGATATGCGCACTTCTCTTCAGGGCAAATTGTTCTTTCAAGACAGTACAACATATATTGGATGACAAATCCCCATGACAGTATAAAGTAATGAAACAAATGACTGCCCCTGGATATTCCCATCAGCATAAGGGACAAAGAGCAGCCTTCTCTCAGGGAAACAATGATCCCTGCTCTGAATTTTAATGAAAGCAGATAGTACAGTAAAATCTATGGGATTCCAGCAGCCATACCTACGCCCTGCAATATGAGACAGGGAATCAGGTATAATCAGTGGAACCTGGAATCCTCAAGTAATCAAACAATAAATGGAAAATCCCTGTATTCCACACTTTCCCTAAACTTAATAAAATTCACTTATCATTTCttaactgaataaaaagcatGCTCTACTGTGCATAACCAAACTGTAAAGCACTGGTCTAACTGGTCTTATGCTTCTGCAGCTTTTGCATCTTCAGTTGCATTTAACTTTAAAGGATCAGGCATCCAAGTAAGCTGAAATGTAAAAGTGAGTGGAGCGTGCACTCGCTGAACTGACCCTTTGACCCCTAGTTCCGTAGCTGTCCGGCAGTCGAGGGCTGGAGTATAACAGCAGAGCTGCCAGCTGAAAATAATCCTTAAATGACATTCAGTGTACGTGACTCACACCTCTACCGCACAGTGGAAAAACCACACACGCGCACATGCTGGGTATGAAAAGCACACTGGCTTACATCAGGTTAAAACAAGACAGGCCTCGTAAAACTATTTCAATGACTTCTGGATTGCACAAACAGGGCTTGATGTTAATTAAAAGCTATGCCTACAAACATTTAATGGCGGATCTTCCTTGgcattgcaaatttctctaagATTAGACTTATTACACTGGGAAACCGGACCCTTACATATTACAACATAAGGTTATAAGTGTCCTCTGTGACATAACCAGGTCAGAAACCCAGCAGAGCTGCACAGCAGTCTGCTTTGAGCAAAAGATCATATTCTGTCTGGCTCCCTGTTCCCATCTTGGTGTGCACTTGGTATTTCATTTCAGACCAAAGCAGAACTTCCCACCTTGGTCATGTCTATCACTCCAGTCTGCCATCAATCATTAGGGAGGCGTGGCATTGGCATACCAAGCTACAGTGCATGAGAACAGTAAGGTCACTGAGCTCACATTTACAGCCATGGTCACACAGACTCCCTTTCCAAGTGCTGTGCCACAGGAAATCTAGCTGAGGTGACTCATTTGGCCGAAGGTGCTACTACCGTTTAGATTAAATGGAAAGACCACCCAAATTGTACTCTGCTATTACATCAGCCTGATTTTAGTGGCAAGTAGCTGCATTTTACACTCCAATTTGCCTAGTCTAGTGGAGCGTACTGGAGCGGAGGCACTGTTTTccatatttaacataaaatttaTGGTGACCATGCAACATTACCCAAAAGCTCTTTTCATGCACAGCTATCTATTAAACAGGACAGCAAAACTCACAAGCACTGCATACTCAGCCACCTTTAACACATTACTGTGATGTAATATCAAAGCCTGAAAGCATGAAGGGTTTTCTCCTTACCTTTCCTCATTCTTAAAGACGAACTTCCTCAGCTTAAGGTCTCTGAGAACCAGGCCATTGTCATGGCAGTGTGCCACGGCCGACACTATCTGATAGAAGAGTCTGGCAGCCTCTTCCTCTCGCAGCTTCTTGCAAGTGCGGACGAACGAATGCATGTCCCCATGGCTCCTCTCAAAGAACACGTACGCCCGCGTGTCCCCCAGGAGAATCTCCACTACTTGGTTGATGTTCTGGTGGGCGCCCAGCACAAAGTAGGCAGCCAGTGACTCTTGATATCGACTGATATCAAATGCCTGGAAAGAGACACAAGAGCATTTTGCATCCAATCAGACACAGTCACTGATTCAGAGACAATTGGATATCAAACTGTGCAAAGTTACTGCCCTAAAAGGCTCTGGTACCCCTGGAAATTGGTGTGAGAAATGTCGATTACCATGTGACTTTTTCACCTCAAAAGAAGCCTCCGTTTTTAGAAAGACAATGGAGAGTTCAGAGACAAAAGGACTGCAATCCATGCAGCATTGAAAGGCAAGGCATACACCGCTGCAGCAATTTTAAGCCTCTCCAAAACGGAGATTGATCTTTGATGTTGCTTAGTAACAGACACATAGAACGGGAGGCTGGACAAATATAGTATGTTGACGGTGGACATCAGAGGCCCAGTTCTTATCAAGATATAAAGAGGGTCATTTGAATTACTGCTCACGTGACCCCTGTCTATTACACCTCACAGCATTCCCTTTGAACCGGTCACATAACAAAAAAGGTGAGCTCTACACGCTTGATCTGGTTACTCATGTATCTGCAGGAATACAGCAGGTATACAGATTGATGACTTTTAGAAACAACCACGTCGTGGCATTTACTTATAGGACACACAGTAGAGTGCATGGCCACATCAGCCACATCCAGCCTGATCTCTACTCAGAACACCATGGCAACCTCCGAGTTTGTCCATCGGACACTGTTACTCGCTTCTTTTGTCAACGTTACATGAGGAAACATGATCAAGAGAGTCAACAGAGCAGAAGCGAGAGGTGTGAGCTGGCCAAGCGCTTGCTAAGCCTTTCCATTACTCAGACCTTCTCTATTACAAGCACCATAGAATATTccaacacacattaaacagcTTATTTAgcagtttcactgcatggagCAGTCTAGAGGCGTCTGTCCATATTCTCTGAGCCAGGTGTCGCCAGATAACATAATTCAAGCTTCCCAATGACCTTCGAGGTCAGATTTCCTTGGCACAGACTAATATCCCTTAATAGCCCAAATGGCTTTACCACCATCATAGGACCCCCAAGACAGTGAAATGATTGTGATTGCAGGGCAGGAATAGGCTTACCTTGCAGACTAGCTCTTCCCCACTGTGCAAGTGGGCGGCCCTGAAAACGTGGTCTCCCTCAAGCGGCTCCAACAAAAGGTAATTTCCAATGCACGAAATGCAGTGAGACGAGTCCGGGGTCTCCGGGGGGCTGGGGGATCCTAAATTGGGGCTGAAGCTCTGGTTCGACTCTGTAGTCCTTAGGCAAGACAACTCCTCAAATTCGTGCGCTTTGTGCCTCGATCTCCCATAACGCGAAATGTTAATGGGATTTGACCTCTGTATGTTCATGAGTGGTAGATGAGAGTTGTCCTAAGGGAGAGGGGGTTGATGTCTGAATcggaggggaggggggtggaGAGAGGAAACGAACTTGGGCTGCAGATATAATGTGGCTGCTCTACTGCAACAAAAAATGCATAAAGAAAAGGATGAAAATTCCTCGATCCGAGTTAGTAATGCCTGTTTGGGGAGGCTTTGGCGCTGCTGTGCCCTAACATtactctttgctacgagcccgAAGTGCGTGCAGTCCGTCTATCAGCGACTGAACAATGTCGGTGCGATTTAACTGAAGCGTGACTACTGTGCGAGCTGAAAGAGCTCTGCATGAGTGTTGGCGTTAGTTTTTGCTTGGGTTTCGAAAGAGACAGGCGTAATCCTCCACTTATAGCAGCAAAAAGTTAACTGACTGCAGAGAGCAAGGTAAGTTAAGGCCTGAGCGCCAAAGCTGGGTATAATAGCGAGTTCTGTCTTCAGCTGGTTGGTCTGATAGTTAGTTAGTTAATTCTGCGATGCAGCTATAGAAGCCATTGGAGCCCGAGTGCACAATGCTCGGAATGCTGCTGCACACACTTGCGAGACTATGTTTTGTCCAGTGTGGAGAAGAAATCACCATGAAATGGCGAAAAGTGCTCGCTAGCAGAAAAGGCAGCTAGCCTGCTAACCGGTGAGTGGGATCAGATTTCCTGAGAAAGAGCTCCGGTTTCCTTCAGTAGCAGCGGCCTTCCTCTTCTTCCACAAATCATTTCCATGCAGCTCTGCTCACCATGCTGTCTGCCCAAAATGGCAAGAGAACCATCTGGATTGCCAGCCTCCCGGAGTTGTTTTGCGTATGGTTTTTATTAGGAAGTCGATGTCCTCGACGACTTTTCCTTTTTATTCCTGCGGAATCGCTGAGTTTGGCGACGATGTGGATGCCAGAGAGTGGAAAAAAGAAGGGACGGCCGACTCGCCGAGGCCTATCccttatttcagcaaaacatcCTCTCCCGCGgtgcgctgctgctgctgctgctgctggctcGGCTGCTGTGAGTCACGTCCATCGACGGCGAGGAGAGGCGCACATGCCCAGCTCGGTGCGGTGCGGTGCGGGAGCAGACTGCTCTCGGCTCGCTCTGCTCTCCACGCACACGGCCAGCGCGCTTCCGACCCGCCCCCATGACGTCAGAACCACCCGCTCCAGCCATTGGTCGGCTGACGATTCCAGGCTGCACGCGTTGGTCCTCGCGCTGACCGAGTCGTACGTTCAGAAAATTTTCAGAAcatttctaatatttctcatttttatttatttatttattttttgcgtGAATGATCATTTCAGATTTGTCTAGACCGTGTTGCACAATTATTGAATAGTTTTACAAACAGATGGTTTGCCTCGTGTTTTCCCAACCTATTTTAATCACCATTACATttcttaaaatttcagcacaatCTAATCATAAGCACAGCTTGCATTAACaaataacaacataaacaacaacaatgacagCAACAAACATCCTTTTGAAAGAGAGGGGGTGACGCATGTAGGTGCAACTTTGCATGCCATGCACACTGAGCTGCCTGTGAAACGCTGAGCTCGTGGCAGCGGACGCCAAAATAGGAACCCATATAT
This genomic interval from Pygocentrus nattereri isolate fPygNat1 chromosome 4, fPygNat1.pri, whole genome shotgun sequence contains the following:
- the trib2 gene encoding tribbles homolog 2 codes for the protein MNIQRSNPINISRYGRSRHKAHEFEELSCLRTTESNQSFSPNLGSPSPPETPDSSHCISCIGNYLLLEPLEGDHVFRAAHLHSGEELVCKAFDISRYQESLAAYFVLGAHQNINQVVEILLGDTRAYVFFERSHGDMHSFVRTCKKLREEEAARLFYQIVSAVAHCHDNGLVLRDLKLRKFVFKNEERSLVKLESLEDTYLLEGSDDSLSDKHGCPAYVSPEILSASGSYSGKAADVWSLGVMLYTILVGRYPFHDVEPSSLFSKIRRGQFSIPETLTPKARCLIRSILRREPAERLTSREILEHPWFLAATSQAGTGSSRGERDADQMVPEANMEEELEQYFS